One genomic region from Desulfurispira natronophila encodes:
- a CDS encoding ExeM/NucH family extracellular endonuclease, giving the protein MNTTTLKLFSATLLTLLLFLSALSEQNCPQISSHQLKQLRKAEKLPAHPVTVDGIVSGVFTGKNQLGGFYLQQQPENNIPVGIFVYTPQLSPKQRAKLQPGKHVQVKAVPGKFRSRLQLQQLQSVALCGTAELRSTALPLPLEHEERKAYLDILVHTETPLIVTQNYDLHRYGSLELTYGGMRFRPTQLNDNTDVDHTPRSIVLDDGSYRQFPEPIPYLDENGTRRIGSQVKSLQGIFTFAFDKYRIHPVEPPVFKGGERPKAPSSPSLGSLRIATFNVENYFISLGKRGAKNTKEFQRQSSKIAAAFNKLQAHVIAVVELENSKEALNSFLQLVNHNDIGRYRGTIGTSPGSDAITTALIYDSRAVKLLEADSLVSPVWQRNPVLGHFALRQEPQTTFYIAGVHFKSKIGCPSEGDIDRGQGCWNLQRTDQARSLTRWAQGVSSQYPTILAGDFNSYAYEKPIDSIVEAGFTQPLLSFIDMEDYYTYVFFGEAGTLDYLFTTPLEGNQITGAGIWHINADEPPFLAYDSPLPHLVRPDPYRSSDHNPLWIDLQLKEQP; this is encoded by the coding sequence GTGAACACTACAACACTCAAACTTTTCTCGGCTACACTTCTTACCCTGTTACTGTTTCTGTCAGCACTCTCGGAACAAAACTGCCCACAAATATCCAGTCACCAGCTAAAACAATTGCGAAAGGCAGAAAAGCTCCCTGCTCATCCCGTTACGGTAGATGGTATAGTCAGTGGTGTGTTTACCGGTAAAAACCAACTGGGAGGATTTTACCTGCAGCAACAACCTGAGAACAATATTCCCGTGGGGATCTTTGTCTATACCCCACAGCTTTCGCCCAAGCAACGAGCCAAGCTGCAGCCAGGAAAACATGTACAGGTGAAAGCTGTACCAGGAAAATTCCGCTCACGACTGCAGTTGCAACAGTTGCAGTCCGTTGCTCTTTGCGGAACAGCTGAGCTACGATCTACAGCGCTTCCCCTTCCCCTTGAACACGAAGAGCGCAAAGCCTACCTTGACATTCTGGTCCATACGGAAACTCCTTTGATCGTGACCCAAAACTACGATCTGCACCGCTATGGCAGCCTGGAACTGACTTATGGGGGTATGCGATTTCGCCCTACCCAGCTTAACGACAATACCGATGTTGACCATACTCCTCGCAGTATTGTCCTTGACGACGGCAGCTACCGCCAATTCCCAGAACCCATACCTTACCTTGACGAAAACGGCACCCGCCGCATTGGCAGTCAAGTCAAGAGCCTGCAGGGGATTTTCACCTTTGCTTTTGACAAGTACCGCATTCACCCAGTAGAACCTCCTGTTTTTAAAGGCGGTGAACGCCCCAAAGCTCCCAGCTCACCATCTCTTGGTAGCCTGCGCATTGCGACTTTTAACGTAGAAAACTACTTTATTTCACTAGGTAAACGTGGCGCAAAAAACACCAAAGAATTTCAACGGCAAAGCTCAAAAATAGCTGCCGCTTTCAATAAACTGCAGGCACACGTGATTGCCGTAGTGGAGCTGGAAAATTCCAAGGAAGCCCTGAATAGTTTTCTCCAACTGGTGAACCACAATGACATTGGACGATACCGGGGGACCATTGGTACTTCTCCAGGCAGTGATGCCATAACCACAGCCTTGATCTACGACTCCCGTGCCGTAAAACTCCTGGAGGCTGACTCTCTGGTCAGTCCCGTTTGGCAGCGCAACCCAGTGCTGGGCCACTTTGCTTTGCGCCAAGAACCACAAACCACTTTTTACATCGCTGGAGTACACTTTAAGTCCAAAATAGGCTGCCCCAGCGAAGGTGACATTGACCGAGGCCAAGGGTGCTGGAACCTTCAACGTACTGACCAAGCCCGCAGCCTGACAAGATGGGCGCAAGGGGTAAGTAGCCAGTACCCCACCATACTCGCCGGCGACTTCAATAGTTATGCCTATGAAAAGCCAATTGACTCCATTGTTGAAGCTGGTTTTACTCAACCGCTGCTGAGCTTTATTGACATGGAGGACTATTACACCTATGTGTTTTTTGGCGAAGCAGGTACTCTGGATTACCTGTTCACCACGCCTTTGGAAGGTAATCAAATTACCGGGGCTGGAATCTGGCATATTAATGCTGATGAGCCCCCTTTTCTTGCCTACGACTCACCACTCCCCCATCTTGTTCGCCCGGACCCGTACCGATCATCAGATCATAATCCGCTATGGATAGACCTGCAGCTCAAGGAACAACCGTGA
- a CDS encoding flagellar basal body rod C-terminal domain-containing protein, whose amino-acid sequence MIDAFYNAASALSAYGQRQSASAHNVANVNTNEFKSQRVDLAEKPTGGVTPTGVTTDTSPGAIRPSEFPEDKVVFSNDAMALAGHVESSNTDLAREMVNSTVNSYSFSANTGVVRTQDDMVGTILDIVS is encoded by the coding sequence ATGATTGATGCATTTTACAATGCGGCATCTGCACTGAGTGCTTATGGCCAGCGCCAGTCAGCCTCAGCGCATAATGTAGCAAACGTCAATACGAACGAATTTAAATCCCAGCGGGTAGATCTCGCTGAAAAACCTACAGGTGGTGTTACCCCTACTGGAGTCACCACTGATACATCGCCGGGTGCCATTCGCCCCAGTGAATTCCCTGAAGACAAAGTGGTTTTCAGTAATGATGCTATGGCTTTGGCCGGACACGTGGAAAGTTCCAACACTGATCTTGCCCGTGAAATGGTCAACAGTACAGTCAACAGCTACTCGTTCAGTGCCAATACTGGTGTAGTACGCACCCAGGACGATATGGTGGGCACGATCCTTGATATTGTGTCCTGA
- a CDS encoding outer membrane protein assembly factor BamD — MSFIIFFLAAGCSKKADIDRVPDLETAHQLMERKRYEEARQEYRGVMNIAEDSNTVAQIILYIARSYEAQGEWLDASLEYEQFLSRFPEHAKADGVMIRLMEMYMEQIRTIDRDVKPARQTYTIAQRFYRNYPDSQRTGEVESMEADALATIVAHEAYILDYYLRTKRYGNAEVRLNRLQRDYPELYESDKIQKQNIRLQELQSSL, encoded by the coding sequence ATGAGTTTTATTATATTTTTTCTTGCCGCCGGCTGTTCCAAAAAAGCCGACATTGACCGAGTTCCGGACCTGGAAACCGCCCACCAACTCATGGAGCGCAAGCGATATGAGGAGGCACGCCAGGAGTACCGTGGTGTGATGAATATAGCCGAAGACTCAAATACAGTGGCTCAGATTATTCTCTATATTGCTCGTTCGTACGAAGCACAAGGAGAATGGCTGGATGCCTCATTGGAATACGAACAGTTTCTTTCCCGCTTTCCTGAGCACGCCAAGGCAGACGGTGTCATGATTCGCCTTATGGAAATGTATATGGAACAAATCCGTACCATTGATCGTGACGTCAAGCCAGCACGTCAGACATATACCATAGCCCAACGTTTCTACCGCAACTACCCAGACTCTCAACGTACAGGTGAGGTAGAATCCATGGAGGCTGACGCCTTGGCAACCATTGTTGCCCACGAAGCCTACATTCTTGATTATTATCTTCGCACGAAGCGTTACGGTAATGCAGAAGTTCGACTAAATCGGCTGCAACGCGACTACCCTGAATTATACGAGTCTGATAAAATCCAAAAGCAAAATATTCGCTTACAGGAACTACAGTCATCTCTGTAA
- the queF gene encoding preQ(1) synthase has translation MAMAEGKRFKFDDTSHIETNFLETFPYEGHRQFIQYRTEEFSAVCPFSGLPDMGTVVLEYIPDTCIVELKSYKYYLVSFRNVGIYQEQVTSRIFGDLWHVLTPQFMKLTTIYRTRGGIDTTCTVQQGDADPYLVSHMNPPTLHYKE, from the coding sequence ATGGCTATGGCGGAAGGCAAACGCTTTAAATTTGATGATACTTCACATATAGAGACCAATTTTCTAGAAACATTTCCTTATGAAGGTCATCGCCAGTTTATTCAGTATCGCACCGAAGAGTTTAGTGCGGTGTGCCCCTTCAGTGGACTGCCGGATATGGGTACAGTGGTGTTGGAGTACATTCCAGATACTTGTATTGTAGAACTGAAAAGTTATAAGTACTATCTGGTGAGCTTTAGAAATGTTGGGATTTATCAGGAACAGGTGACATCCCGAATTTTTGGTGATCTTTGGCATGTTCTAACGCCACAATTTATGAAGCTGACCACAATATACCGCACTCGTGGTGGTATTGACACCACTTGCACCGTGCAGCAAGGTGATGCCGATCCGTATTTGGTGTCCCATATGAACCCACCGACCCTTCATTATAAAGAGTAA
- a CDS encoding PAS domain S-box protein — protein MIRKITTILLTQLLLITVAQATSGIEIGMFRDHNAIMLLIDPRDGSIFDANHAAATFYGYQRSDMRQMNIEQINTLTPEEVQQEWSLAEQENRNYFLFRHRLASGEVRPVEVYSSLVEVNGKNLLYSIIHDISQREELNVELAQSETRLRYAEQVAGIGHWTLDLQAMEYQLSQGSQELLQIPYESIFYEELKAKIPQHYQKELSDSRQKLIEEGIPYNTTFAYHLPSSDKLIYLNTHARYDAASHSLFGIIHDITDFTNVQQEQQRQRIIFTFLAILVIAAQLAIILFLVHMQRQKKQAQARLQEREAKLSGLIQSIHDQIFITDEEGKVTEYYIADPQELIIKPQDFMHHHFSQFLPPNVSDLFEHAIRKILEEGEPQQLEYQLTNDDKKRFYSALVSEMRTINNTTKGFIAVVRDITKRAEAQSQLQQRERQLRSLLENTPDLIMRFNSQGRLTYHNPSVSFLFANNLPKYLGGTSCDEDIEMCDLLQEGVADVFAKQKPVTVELSHRGIFGMHHFECRITPELDDAGNFSSVLAISRDITERRENEQELLRAHNFYLTMLDDFPTLIWRTNTENTCDYLNTTWLEFTGCSFNDNSHDAWLRNIHPDDTTRCRQVRQHAFQARERYQLEYRLQRHDCEYAHMWEIGRPIYDLSQRYRGFIGSCHDLTEQRRSEEQLAEKDRLILAQSRQAAMGEMIGNIAHQWRQPLTSLSTTIEEIQDAKEYGELSDEYFQELSNKAHSAIEFMSRTIDDFRNFFQPDKEKRTFNIAEVVQDAINIVEASFANNGISLKFSSEDAPIGCLGYPNEYAQVVLNIFSNAKDILLERKIADPQVHIHLHTQQDYCRLCIEDNGGGIPPEHIPHIFEPYFTTKEQGKGTGIGLYMSKNIVESMNGTLKVHNTKQGACFTIELKCEV, from the coding sequence GTGATTCGCAAAATTACTACCATACTACTGACACAGCTTTTACTCATCACTGTCGCACAAGCCACCAGTGGCATTGAAATTGGAATGTTTCGTGATCACAACGCTATAATGTTGCTCATAGATCCAAGGGACGGCTCTATATTTGACGCCAACCACGCAGCCGCAACGTTTTATGGTTACCAACGATCAGACATGCGGCAGATGAACATCGAACAAATCAACACCCTTACTCCCGAGGAAGTGCAGCAGGAGTGGAGCCTGGCAGAACAGGAAAACCGCAACTACTTTCTTTTTCGCCACCGCTTAGCCAGTGGTGAGGTGCGCCCAGTGGAAGTCTACTCTTCATTGGTAGAGGTCAACGGCAAAAATCTCCTCTACTCAATTATTCACGATATCTCCCAGCGTGAAGAGCTCAATGTCGAGCTGGCTCAGAGCGAGACAAGGCTCCGCTATGCTGAGCAGGTTGCCGGTATCGGGCACTGGACCCTGGATCTTCAAGCTATGGAATACCAATTGTCTCAAGGCTCCCAAGAGCTTTTGCAGATACCATATGAATCTATCTTTTATGAAGAGCTGAAAGCCAAAATACCACAGCATTACCAAAAAGAGCTCTCAGACTCTCGCCAAAAACTAATAGAAGAAGGTATACCCTATAACACTACATTTGCTTACCACCTTCCAAGCAGCGACAAGTTAATCTATCTCAATACACATGCTCGCTACGATGCCGCATCCCACTCCCTCTTTGGCATCATTCACGATATTACCGACTTTACTAACGTCCAACAGGAGCAGCAGCGCCAAAGAATAATTTTTACATTTTTAGCCATACTCGTGATAGCTGCCCAGCTGGCCATTATCCTGTTCCTCGTTCACATGCAAAGGCAAAAAAAACAGGCACAAGCTCGTCTGCAGGAGCGGGAAGCAAAACTTTCCGGCCTGATTCAGTCTATACATGACCAAATATTTATAACTGACGAAGAGGGTAAGGTTACCGAGTACTACATTGCTGACCCACAAGAGCTCATAATTAAACCGCAAGATTTTATGCATCATCACTTTAGCCAGTTCCTGCCACCAAACGTTTCCGATCTGTTTGAGCATGCGATACGTAAAATCCTGGAGGAGGGTGAGCCTCAGCAGCTAGAGTATCAACTCACAAATGATGATAAAAAACGCTTTTACAGCGCACTGGTCAGCGAAATGAGAACCATCAATAACACAACCAAGGGCTTTATCGCCGTAGTACGCGATATCACTAAGCGAGCCGAAGCTCAGTCACAGCTTCAGCAACGTGAACGCCAGCTCAGGTCTTTGCTTGAGAACACACCGGACCTAATAATGCGCTTTAATAGCCAGGGGCGCCTCACCTACCACAACCCTTCTGTCAGCTTTTTATTTGCCAATAATTTACCCAAGTACCTGGGAGGGACCAGTTGCGATGAAGACATCGAAATGTGTGACCTTTTGCAAGAAGGGGTTGCTGATGTTTTTGCTAAGCAAAAACCCGTTACCGTAGAACTTAGTCACCGCGGGATTTTTGGCATGCACCACTTTGAGTGCCGCATAACACCGGAACTGGACGATGCTGGTAACTTTAGTTCCGTACTGGCCATCAGTCGTGACATTACCGAGCGCCGTGAAAACGAGCAGGAGCTATTACGAGCGCATAACTTCTACCTTACTATGCTTGATGATTTTCCCACTTTAATTTGGCGTACCAACACTGAAAATACGTGTGACTACCTTAATACCACCTGGCTAGAGTTTACCGGCTGCAGCTTTAACGATAACTCTCATGATGCCTGGCTGCGCAATATTCACCCTGATGATACCACCCGCTGCCGACAAGTTCGCCAGCATGCCTTTCAGGCCAGGGAGCGATACCAGCTTGAGTATCGCCTGCAACGTCACGACTGTGAGTATGCCCATATGTGGGAAATCGGACGGCCCATTTACGACCTCAGTCAACGCTATAGGGGCTTCATTGGCAGCTGCCACGACCTTACAGAGCAGCGACGATCGGAGGAACAGCTAGCAGAAAAAGACCGCCTGATTCTTGCCCAGTCACGCCAGGCAGCCATGGGCGAGATGATAGGAAATATTGCCCACCAGTGGCGCCAGCCGCTGACTTCCCTCAGCACCACCATCGAGGAAATACAGGATGCAAAGGAATATGGAGAGCTCTCAGACGAATACTTTCAGGAACTCAGCAACAAAGCCCACAGTGCTATAGAATTTATGTCACGCACCATTGACGACTTCCGCAATTTTTTCCAGCCGGACAAGGAAAAGCGTACATTTAACATAGCTGAAGTGGTACAAGATGCTATAAACATTGTTGAGGCCAGTTTTGCCAACAACGGCATTTCCCTGAAATTTTCCAGTGAGGATGCACCTATCGGGTGCCTGGGGTACCCCAACGAATATGCTCAGGTTGTGCTTAATATTTTCAGTAATGCCAAGGATATCTTGCTGGAGCGAAAAATAGCAGATCCTCAAGTTCACATTCACCTGCACACCCAGCAGGATTACTGCCGACTGTGCATAGAGGATAACGGTGGCGGCATTCCTCCCGAGCATATACCCCATATCTTTGAACCTTATTTCACCACAAAGGAGCAAGGCAAGGGAACGGGTATTGGACTCTATATGTCAAAAAACATAGTGGAGAGCATGAATGGTACCCTGAAGGTGCACAACACAAAGCAAGGTGCCTGCTTTACTATTGAATTGAAATGTGAGGTGTGA
- a CDS encoding MnmC family methyltransferase, which yields MNSETETTVATTQDGTHTRFSQEFGEHYHSCKDGAWRESLHKHVLPGVQLSNALAKPVIRILDICFGLGFNSLATLWYLQQRNYQGIIQIISPEADTQLLASLPDHPYPTELSPYQPLIVSLAREHYSHSTEHNVTIEINTEDARQVILGQNDPFDIIYQDPFSPARNPELWSLEYFQQLLRLLSPQGIITTYSQATPVRLAMSLAGLQVYSYHNPEASIRGGTLASRCVNLPQIAPIDMVEKSRRSSIKHPYRDLHLKSTREEIRKRYHEENTT from the coding sequence GTGAATAGCGAGACGGAGACCACCGTCGCCACTACCCAGGACGGAACTCATACACGTTTTAGCCAGGAGTTTGGCGAACACTACCATAGCTGCAAAGACGGGGCTTGGCGTGAATCGCTGCACAAGCATGTGCTTCCTGGGGTTCAACTAAGTAATGCCTTGGCGAAACCAGTTATTCGCATTTTGGATATCTGCTTTGGTCTTGGTTTCAACAGCCTTGCCACTCTTTGGTACCTCCAGCAACGCAACTACCAGGGAATCATCCAAATCATTTCGCCAGAGGCAGATACTCAGTTGCTGGCAAGCCTTCCTGATCACCCTTACCCCACAGAGCTCAGCCCTTACCAGCCTCTCATTGTTTCCCTTGCAAGAGAGCACTACTCACACAGCACTGAGCATAATGTCACCATAGAAATTAATACAGAAGACGCCCGCCAAGTTATTCTTGGTCAAAATGATCCTTTTGACATCATATACCAGGACCCTTTCAGTCCTGCGCGCAACCCAGAGCTATGGAGCCTGGAGTACTTCCAGCAGCTTCTTCGACTGCTTTCGCCTCAAGGAATCATAACTACTTACTCCCAGGCAACTCCGGTTCGCCTTGCCATGAGCCTTGCAGGCCTCCAGGTTTATAGCTATCACAACCCGGAAGCTTCCATACGTGGTGGTACCCTGGCAAGTCGCTGTGTCAACCTCCCGCAAATAGCGCCGATTGATATGGTAGAAAAAAGTAGACGTAGCTCAATAAAGCACCCTTATCGAGATCTTCACCTCAAGAGTACACGCGAAGAGATACGAAAGCGTTACCATGAGGAAAATACAACTTAA
- a CDS encoding response regulator: MENREAWLAKLSILYVEDEPVVRENISQFLNRRFRHLHVAENGKEGLNLYKAKKPHIVMTDIKMPIMDGLEMTRQIRAINPDAQIIVTTAHSETDLLIKAIDVGVSQFVIKPLTRQKIFAAIGRVLHTIVLQERDNYKNRLMQKILDTQDNLLVVIGDKGITAANESALRFFGYRTVKDMTEDTMAIRSAVREEDGYFVPSNDTWYKDVHGACKIILHDQHSRQDKVFVLRVNHFPQGENHYILSFTDMTDIEEHNRELERLTTTDPVTGICNRARLSQILEKESHMARRYKTKLALVMFSVDYRDDMDISLGRENSDEVLAELSTLVSKSIRGFDTVGRWGDEEFIILAPNSDINVIQNLAHRLRDSINKHRFPFVEHITCSFGIAELSSEDDSNTLIRKASEAMRCAMEHGVGTIVNATTMEVVNSSIETLKEQEVVLKTFDLIKTRNEPVTLHNLYRGLSIKESARIHHTSERDVELILSPKQFVAMFFEKKGYIESSYFTKPVLAHLKSYHKDERRVTLRSFSLEDNPATQRQYVRVQVPDRVRVKLSYENKQLNEKVFDLSLQALAFFTSSTAWLREGMDVKLSINLSLPGADDHSENFQTTGRIYRVEGEAKVSKVVVKFVTDNPGRELLREYIAQRQLEIVREMNSALM; encoded by the coding sequence GTGGAAAACCGCGAAGCCTGGCTGGCAAAGCTCAGCATTCTCTATGTAGAAGACGAACCAGTGGTGCGGGAAAATATTTCCCAGTTTCTCAATCGCCGCTTTCGACACCTCCATGTGGCCGAGAATGGCAAAGAAGGGTTAAACCTCTACAAAGCCAAGAAACCCCACATAGTCATGACCGACATCAAGATGCCCATAATGGATGGCCTGGAAATGACTCGCCAAATTCGGGCCATCAATCCAGATGCTCAGATCATTGTCACCACTGCCCACAGCGAAACTGACCTCCTGATCAAGGCAATCGATGTAGGGGTTAGCCAGTTTGTCATCAAACCCCTGACCCGCCAAAAAATATTTGCCGCCATTGGTAGGGTCCTGCACACCATTGTCCTGCAGGAGCGAGACAACTACAAGAATCGCCTGATGCAAAAAATCCTCGACACCCAGGACAACCTGCTCGTCGTCATAGGGGACAAGGGTATAACCGCTGCCAATGAATCTGCCTTGCGTTTTTTTGGGTATCGAACCGTTAAGGATATGACTGAAGACACCATGGCCATACGCAGTGCTGTGCGGGAAGAAGATGGCTACTTCGTCCCCAGCAATGACACTTGGTACAAAGATGTTCACGGTGCCTGCAAAATAATCCTTCACGACCAACACAGCCGTCAGGACAAGGTTTTTGTCTTGAGGGTAAACCACTTTCCCCAAGGGGAAAATCACTACATCCTCTCTTTTACTGATATGACCGATATTGAAGAGCACAACCGCGAACTGGAACGCTTGACAACAACCGACCCGGTAACTGGGATATGCAATCGAGCCAGGTTAAGCCAGATCCTGGAAAAAGAGTCTCACATGGCACGTCGTTACAAGACGAAACTGGCCTTGGTCATGTTCAGTGTCGACTACCGGGATGACATGGATATATCTCTGGGGCGAGAGAATTCTGACGAAGTATTAGCTGAACTCTCCACTCTGGTCAGTAAATCCATCCGTGGCTTTGACACAGTAGGACGCTGGGGGGATGAGGAGTTCATTATCCTGGCACCCAACAGCGACATCAATGTTATCCAGAACCTGGCACACCGGCTCAGAGACAGCATAAACAAGCATCGATTTCCTTTCGTGGAGCATATCACATGCAGTTTTGGCATTGCCGAACTCAGCAGTGAAGATGACAGTAATACCCTGATACGTAAAGCCAGTGAGGCTATGCGCTGTGCCATGGAACACGGTGTAGGAACAATAGTCAATGCCACCACCATGGAGGTAGTCAACTCCAGTATTGAGACACTCAAAGAGCAGGAAGTTGTGCTCAAGACCTTTGATCTGATTAAAACCAGAAATGAGCCGGTAACCCTGCATAACTTATACCGTGGACTCTCCATTAAAGAGTCTGCGCGTATCCATCACACCAGTGAGCGTGACGTGGAGCTGATTCTTTCCCCAAAACAGTTTGTCGCCATGTTTTTTGAGAAAAAAGGCTACATAGAAAGCTCATACTTTACCAAACCAGTTTTGGCACACCTGAAGAGCTACCACAAGGATGAACGGCGGGTCACCCTTCGCAGCTTTAGCCTGGAGGACAACCCTGCTACTCAACGTCAATACGTACGCGTGCAGGTTCCAGATCGAGTGCGGGTAAAACTCAGCTACGAAAATAAGCAACTCAATGAAAAGGTTTTTGATCTGAGCCTGCAGGCACTGGCATTTTTCACTTCCAGTACCGCCTGGTTACGCGAAGGCATGGATGTTAAGCTCAGCATCAATCTCAGTCTCCCAGGCGCTGACGACCACTCCGAAAACTTCCAGACCACAGGTCGAATTTACCGGGTAGAAGGTGAAGCTAAGGTGAGCAAAGTCGTGGTGAAATTTGTCACTGACAATCCAGGCCGTGAACTGCTGCGAGAGTATATTGCCCAGCGACAGCTGGAAATTGTGCGGGAGATGAACAGTGCTTTGATGTAG
- a CDS encoding sigma-54 interaction domain-containing protein — MSDLKQFSQNYQQLASMVDVIPDLMLEVVNNHSFSVVVCSNWLQALFFHELPLSPGSPVDTRHSNSQLAQIAVETLQSQGKIRDRILEAGETVLLVQSHYFDPDESHHDALIAMRMHDVSTMGHEVAHKHRSDFFGIVGRSRVMEDIFRRIELYSKTRSNILVTGETGTGKELVAQAIHQLSRFRGNFVALNCTAMSETLIESELFGHERGSFTGAYRSHRGKFERADKGTLFLDEIGDMPLHTQGKLLRVLEDGIVERVGGETSFKVDLRVVAATNVPLEQAIEEKSFRADLFYRLAVLRLHLPPLRQRRTDIPLLVRHFIGRLNQKYSYMNKRILEISHDAMAILTHYPWPGNVRELANVMERIFVETTSSVVTASDLQSWMEEKVRILEDGTQDGAANSNLPQISDTAGLEPAIPLSTRDLTKEHIIAALQRTGGNKTRAAQLLGIDKSTLYRKMKRFSVTF, encoded by the coding sequence ATGAGTGACCTGAAACAATTCAGTCAAAATTATCAGCAACTGGCATCCATGGTAGATGTAATTCCTGATCTTATGTTGGAAGTAGTTAACAACCACTCATTTTCTGTGGTGGTATGCTCCAACTGGTTGCAGGCTCTTTTCTTTCACGAGCTTCCCCTGAGCCCTGGATCACCAGTAGATACTCGCCACAGCAACAGTCAACTGGCTCAGATCGCAGTGGAAACCCTGCAGAGCCAGGGCAAGATTCGTGATCGCATTTTAGAGGCTGGTGAAACAGTTTTACTGGTGCAGTCACACTACTTTGACCCTGATGAGAGCCATCATGACGCCCTTATTGCCATGCGCATGCACGATGTCTCAACCATGGGCCATGAAGTTGCGCACAAGCACCGCAGCGATTTCTTTGGTATTGTCGGTCGCAGTCGAGTAATGGAGGATATCTTCCGGCGCATCGAACTTTACAGCAAGACTCGCTCGAATATTCTGGTGACCGGTGAAACCGGCACAGGGAAGGAACTCGTGGCACAGGCCATCCACCAGCTCAGTCGCTTTCGGGGTAACTTTGTTGCCCTCAACTGTACTGCCATGAGTGAAACCCTGATTGAATCAGAGCTTTTCGGTCATGAGAGGGGATCATTTACTGGTGCTTATCGGTCCCACCGCGGCAAATTTGAGCGAGCTGACAAGGGCACCCTGTTTCTGGATGAAATTGGCGACATGCCGCTACACACTCAGGGAAAACTCTTGCGAGTTCTGGAGGACGGTATAGTGGAGCGGGTTGGTGGAGAAACCAGCTTCAAGGTTGATCTGCGAGTTGTGGCTGCCACCAATGTACCACTGGAGCAAGCAATAGAAGAAAAATCGTTTCGGGCAGACCTCTTTTACCGCCTGGCTGTGCTTCGCCTTCACTTGCCCCCACTGCGCCAGCGCCGAACAGATATACCCCTCCTGGTCAGACACTTTATTGGGCGACTCAACCAAAAATACTCATATATGAACAAGCGTATTCTGGAAATATCCCACGATGCCATGGCTATACTCACTCACTACCCCTGGCCAGGTAATGTACGAGAGCTGGCAAATGTTATGGAGCGGATTTTTGTCGAGACGACATCTTCAGTTGTGACTGCGTCAGATTTACAGAGCTGGATGGAGGAAAAAGTCCGTATACTGGAGGATGGCACTCAGGACGGTGCCGCTAACTCCAACCTCCCACAGATTTCTGATACTGCCGGACTTGAGCCTGCCATCCCACTATCAACGCGAGACTTGACCAAGGAGCATATTATCGCCGCTCTGCAACGCACTGGTGGCAATAAAACACGTGCAGCTCAACTACTTGGGATCGACAAGTCTACCCTCTATCGCAAGATGAAACGTTTTTCTGTTACTTTTTAG